A window from Theobroma cacao cultivar B97-61/B2 chromosome 3, Criollo_cocoa_genome_V2, whole genome shotgun sequence encodes these proteins:
- the LOC18605254 gene encoding uncharacterized protein LOC18605254: protein MPALPKNPNSSARLLADSAEAERRLLEAEERLREAIEELQRRQRTAASGQHPPCDHADDSCVANAIGNLCQSFLLSYGVRVGIGILLRAFKLARRQSYSSLLDLKQLVSEKDLIVREEACRVGLLFGGFTGSYHALRCLLRKLRKKETPVNAILAGSIAGLSVLALDDSNRRRTLALYLLARVAQCAYNSAKSKNKFHLWGSHWRHGDSLLFALACAQVMYAFVMRPESLPKSYQDFIQKTGPVAAPVYKAVRENCRGSPVDVASISAYLYRRGKSNNVKLEEFPSIIPCSVIHPDTNSCLAHNANAASATFRKTFPLYFSLTFVPFVVLHLQKFMDTPARTFWLAVKGAVRSTTFLSAFVGIFQGVICMHRKIASKDHKLVYWVAGAIAALSVLLEKKTRRSELALYVLPRAGESLWYILVNRHLLPDIKNAEVALFCGCMGGIMYYLEYEPDTMAPFLRGLIRRFLASRISNPGSSSNRTASYTYLQTLDAMNKPQLQDNREVETSTPKQYNLESIPGL from the exons ATGCCGGCTCTCCCCAAAAACCCGAATTCCTCCGCGCGGCTGTTGGCGGACAGCGCGGAGGCGGAGCGGCGACTGCTGGAGGCGGAGGAGCGATTGAGGGAGGCCATAGAGGAGCTCCAGAGACGTCAGAGGACGGCGGCGAGTGGCCAACACCCGCCATGCGACCACGCTGACGACTCCTGCGTGGCCAACGCCATTGGTAATCTTTGCCAAAGCTTTCTCCTTTCTTATGGTGTTAGAGTGGGCATCGGGATTCTTCTTCGCGCTTTTAAGCTAGCCAGAAGACAGTCTTATTCTTCGCTTCTTGATCTCAAG cAACTTGTCTCTGAGAAAGATTTGATAGTAAGAGAAGAAGCATGCCGTGTTGGTTTACTTTTTGGTGGCTTCACAGGATCATACCATGCGCTTAGATGTTTACTAAGAAAgctgagaaagaaagaaacaccAGTGAACGC AATTTTAGCAGGTTCAATTGCGGGTTTGTCTGTTTTGGCTTTAGATGATTCAAACCGAAGGCGTACACTTGCACTGTATCTTTTGGCTAGAGTAGCCCAG TGTGCTTATAATTCTGCAAAGTCAAAAAATAAGTTTCACTTATGGGGAAGCCATTGGAGGCATGGCGACTCTTTGCTCTTTGCTTTAGCATGTGCCCAG GTTATGTATGCCTTTGTAATGCGTCCCGAGAGCTTGCCAAAATCATATCAGGATTTTATTCAGAAGACTGGTCCTGTTGCAGCTCCTGTATACAAGGCTGTAAGGGAGAACTGTAGAGGTAGTCCAGTGGATGTTGCATCTATATCCGCCTACTTATATCGCCGAGGGAAGTCCAATAATGTGAAGTTGGAAGAGTTCCCTTCTATTATTCCTTGTTCTGTTATTCATCCAGACACAAATTCTTGTCTAGCTCACAATGCTAATGCAGCTTCGGCTACATTTAGGAAAACATTTCCGCTATACTTCTCTTTGACATTTGTGCCATTTGTTGTTCTGCACCTACAAAAG TTTATGGATACCCCTGCTCGTACCTTTTGGCTTGCTGTTAAAGGTGCTGTTCGATCAACAACTTTCTTGTCTGCATTTGTTGGAATTTTTCAG GGGGTTATATGCATGCATAGAAAGATTGCATCAAAAGACCATAAGCTGGTATATTGGGTTGCTGGTGCTATAGCAGCTCTTTCTGTATTACTGGAGAAAAAAACCAGAcgcagtgaacttgctctatATGTTCTTCCGCGAGCAGGAGAATCATTATGGTATATTTTAGTAAACCGGCACCTGCTTCCTGATATTAAAAATGCTGAG GTGGCCTTATTTTGTGGATGCATGGGAGGAATCATGTACTACCTAGAATATGAGCCAGACACCATGGCCCCCTTTCTTAGGGGTCTAATCCGCCGCTTCCTGGCTAGCAGAATAAGCAATCCAGGCTCTTCATCTAATCGGACAGCTTCATACACGTACTTGCAGACTCTTGATGCCATGAATAAGCCACAACTACAGGACAACCGAGAGGTCGAAACTTCAACTCCTAAACAATACAACCTTGAATCTATACCAGGGCTCTAA
- the LOC18605255 gene encoding ankyrin repeat-containing protein At2g01680, with amino-acid sequence MDIRLFDAAQTGNIDSLHQLLRENALLFDQIALFSSENPLHIAYTAGHFDFVKKVINLKPDFAKEVNKDGFSLMHMAAFSGHLEIVSELMKVDPSLCRLQGTRDMKTPFHFAAIKGRVNVINEMLSGCAECIEDVTLQRETAFHLAVKCSKVEAVSVLVHWISELKKEDVLNVKDKQGNTVLHLATWRKQRKVIELLLDNERLTSGLLDVNAANQSNLSALDMLLLFPSEAGDREIMDILSGAGALRARDVNLSPRASLDSRTLSETNHLQPQELVEYFKFKKGRDSPSEARGTLLIIATLVAAATFQVALNPPGGIWQDNYFPNQNDSHSATISGKHLAGWSILGTSGGVSFSVFAIFNSIGFSVSLYMIKVLTRKFPLEFELGMCMLAMFFSYNTAMINISPDDVRLVVIISTVILTSITPLLSKRTQRLIGWIIEFTVDKIHRII; translated from the exons ATGGATATAAGATTGTTTGATGCTGCTCAGACTGGAAATATTGACAGCTTGCACCAATTGCTACGAGAAAATGCCCTCCTCTTTGATCAAATTGCACTTTTTTCTTCTGAAAACCCCTTGCACATAGCTTACACCGCTGGGCACTTTGATTTTGTTAAGAAGGTTATCAATTTGAAACCTGATTTCGCCAAAGAGGTTAACAAAGATGGTTTTAGCCTCATGCACATGGCTGCTTTCAGCGGGCACCTGGAGATTGTGAGTGAGCTGATGAAAGTTGATCCCTCTCTTTGCCGACTCCAGGGAACTCGTGACATGAAAACTCCCTTTCATTTTGCAGCCATTAAAGGGAGGGTAAATGTAATAAATGAAATGCTTTCAGGTTGTGCTGAGTGTATTGAAGATGTGACTCTTCAAAGAGAGACTGCTTTTCACCTTGCTGTTAAGTGCAGCAAGGTTGAAGCAGTTAGTGTCTTAGTGCATTGGATTAGTGAGCTGAAGAAGGAAGATGTGCTTAATGTAAAAGATAAGCAGGGGAATACGGTTCTGCACCTAGCAACCTGGAGAAAACAACGAAAG GTCATAGAATTATTGCTTGACAACGAAAGGCTTACTTCTGGCTTGTTGGATGTAAATGCTGCCAATCAAAGCAATCTTTCTGCCCTTGATATGCTGTTGTTGTTCCCAAGTGAAGCTGGCGATAGAGAAATCATGGACATCCTTAGCGGTGCTGGAGCTTTAAGGGCAAGGGATGTAAACCTCTCTCCAAGGGCCTCCTTGGACTCTCGAACCCTCTCAGAGACTAATCACTTACAACCACAAGAGTTGGTGGAGTACTTCAAGTTTAAGAAGGGCCGAGATTCACCAAGTGAAGCTCGCGGCACACTCTTAATTATAGCTACTTTGGTGGCAGCTGCAACCTTCCAAGTTGCACTCAATCCTCCAGGTGGGATCTGGCAAGATAATTATTTCCCAAACCAAAATGATAGTCATAGCGCCACCATCAGTGGGAAACATCTTGCAGGTTGGTCTATTTTGGGCACTTCtggtggagtttcattttctgtCTTTGCGATTTTCAACTCAATAGGGTTCTCGGTCTCTCTTTACATGATCAAAGTCCTCACCAGAAAATTCCCCTTGGAGTTCGAGCTTGGAATGTGTATGTTGGCCATGTTTTTCTCATACAACACTGCAATGATAAATATTTCACCAGACGACGTGAGGCTGGTGGTCATTATTAGCACTGTAATCTTAACTTCAATTACACCACTTTTGAGCAAGAGGACACAAAGACTGATAGGGTGGATTATAGAATTTACAGTCGACAAAATCCACAGGATCATTTGA
- the LOC18605256 gene encoding ankyrin repeat-containing protein At2g01680, whose product MDIRLFESARTGNVMDLHKLLRENPLILHTISIYSCENPLHVASAAGHVGFVGEILGLRPEYANEVNKDGFSPLHIAAANGHIEVVRELLSVDRKLCCLEGREKKTPLHLAAMIGRIDVITEMLLSCAECIEGVTVQRETALHLATKNSQFEAVKVMVDWIIEMKKEDVLNLKDEQGNTVLHLATWKKQRQVIELVLGTGTTVTSGALEVNAVNQSGLTALDVLQIFPSEAGDREIADILQHAGAVRARDVMISPTSSCESHNQVINQPRAPQRSRRQTDNLVEYFKFKKGRDPPSEARSALLVIAVLVATATFQVGLSPPGGTWQDNSSPNQTNGTSITSAYSAGTSIMGTSNGIAFALFVLFNSIGFSMSLFMINILTSKFPLQFELQICMIAMFFTYNTAMASIAPSSVKLFTIIITTVISSITPLLTRNLTAFSYAYLLNVVRLQQNGSFTCHIIAPSWTIVATDDYTEQGAQNVKGGQVTEIGGKAFSTRKQ is encoded by the exons ATGGATATAAGGTTGTTTGAGTCTGCTCGGACTGGAAACGTCATGGACTTGCACAAGTTACTAAGGGAAAATCCTTTAATCCTGCACACCATCTCAATTTATTCTTGCGAAAATCCCTTACATGTTGCTTCAGCTGCAGGGCATGTTGGTTTTGTTGGAGAGATTTTGGGACTAAGGCCCGAGTATGCCAACGAAGTAAATAAAGATGGTTTTAGCCCTCTTCATATTGCTGCTGCCAACGGGCATATTGAGGTTGTAAGAGAGCTGCTGAGTGTTGACCGGAAACTATGCTGCCTAGagggaagagagaaaaagactCCTCTCCATCTTGCTGCTATGATAGGGAGGATTGACGTAATCACTGAAATGCTTTTGAGTTGTGCAGAGTGTATTGAAGGTGTGACAGTTCAAAGGGAGACTGCTCTACACCTTGCCACTAAGAATAGCCAGTTTGAGGCAGTCAAAGTAATGGTTGATTGGATTATAGAGATGAAGAAAGAAGACGTCTTAAATCTCAAGGATGAGCAAGGCAATACAGTTCTGCATCTAGCAACCTGGAAAAAACAACGGCAG GTGATAGAATTAGTACTTGGCACTGGAACAACAGTTACATCAGGCGCGCTGGAAGTAAATGCAGTAAACCAAAGTGGTCTTACCGCCCTGGATGTCCTACAGATTTTTCCTAGTGAAGCCGGTGACAGAGAAATAGCTGACATTCTTCAACATGCTGGAGCCGTGAGAGCTAGAGATGTTATGATCTCTCCAACTTCTTCCTGTGAATCTCATAATCAAGTAATAAACCAGCCCAGAGCACCGCAGAGATCACGAAGGCAGACAGATAACTTGGTGGAGTATTTCAAGTTTAAGAAGGGCAGAGACCCTCCCAGTGAAGCTCGCAGTGCTTTATTAGTGATAGCTGTTTTGGTGGCAACTGCCACTTTCCAGGTTGGACTCAGCCCTCCAGGCGGTACTTGGCAAGATAATAGTTCTCCAAATCAGACCAATGGCACCAGCATCACTAGTGCATACTCTGCAGGGACCTCCATCATGGGAACCAGCAACGGAATTGCTTTTGCACTATTTGTGCTTTTCAACTCGATAGGTTTTTCGATGTCGCTTTTCATGATCAACATCCTCACAAGCAAATTTCCATTGCAATTTGAGCTTCAAATTTGTATGATTGCAATGTTTTTCACATACAACACCGCGATGGCCAGCATTGCACCAAGTAGCGTAAAGCTCTTCACCATCATAATTACGACAGTCATTTCTTCAATCACACCACTTCTAACGAG AAACTTGACAGCTTTCTCTTATGCTTATCTACTCAACGTGGTACGGTTACAACAAAATGGTTCCTTTACATGCCACATTATAGCTCCAAGTTGGACTATAGTCGCAACAGATGATTACACAGAACAAGGAGCTCAGAATGTTAAAGGAGGCCAAGTTACCGAGATTGGTGGCAAAGCTTTCTCCACTAGAAAACAATAA
- the LOC18605257 gene encoding U6 snRNA phosphodiesterase, whose product MEALRATYGEASSDSDSEASSPPTLSTKSKTQTEQTLSSPLPPPPLSLLDPPNALGSLDYLQTGQPSRVRSFPHVEGNYALHVYIPVYIPCTSKKEIGKFLKRVATFVPGLHVVDIDVPLNILCKEEDKLEQVALGREFHISLGRTVPIRVHQIDSIVTILRQKLQFQKRYWIDFNKWDVFVNDDHTRSFLSLEVIRGGLAEITKQIEGVNEVYKLHNLPEFYKDPRPHISLAWALGDLSVPLKQVVKEETRTSSFGGSLQNCICTSKFGGIECKIGKKTYKICKSLDEL is encoded by the exons ATGGAAGCGCTAAGAGCAACATACGGAGAGGCCTCCTCCGACTCAGACTCCGAAGCCTCCTCTCCACCAACTCTTTCCACCAAATCGAAAACCCAAACAGAGCAGACACTATCTTCCCCTCTGCCTCCAcctcctctttctctccttGACCCTCCTAATGCCCTTG GGTCTCTGGATTACCTGCAAACTGGTCAGCCCAGTAGAGTCAGAAGCTTCCCTCACGTCGAAGGCAACTATGCTTTGCACGTCTACATCCCAG TTTATATACCGTGTACATCAAAAAAAGAGATTGGTAAGTTCTTGAAGAGGGTTGCAACCTTTGTGCCCGGTCTTCATGTTGTCGACATTGATGTTCCATTGAATATTCTGTGTAAAGAGGAAGATAAACTTGAACAAGTTGCTTTGGGAAGGGAATTCCACATAAGTCTAGGAAGGACCGTTCCTATTAGAGTTCACCAGATTGACTCTATAGTAACAATACTTCGCCAGAAGCTTCAGTTTCAAAAGCG GTATTGGATTGATTTTAACAAATGGGATGTTTTTGTCAATGATGATCACACACGCTCCTTTCTTTCACTTGAAGTTATTAGGGGAGGATTAGCTGAG ATAACTAAGCAAATTGAGGGTGTTAATGAAGTTTACAAGCTTCACAATCTTCCTGAGTTTTATAAG GATCCACGGCCTCATATATCCTTGGCTTGGGCACTGGGAGACCTTAGTGTTCCCCTTAAGCAAGTGGTCAAGGAAGAAACAAGGACATCCAGCTTTGGAGGTTCTTTACAGAATTGTATATGTACTAGTAAATTCGGCGGCATTGAGTGTAAAATTGGTAAGAAAACATATAAGATATGTAAATCTCTTGATGAACTATAA